From Hippoglossus stenolepis isolate QCI-W04-F060 chromosome 19, HSTE1.2, whole genome shotgun sequence, the proteins below share one genomic window:
- the bambia gene encoding BMP and activin membrane-bound inhibitor (Xenopus laevis) homolog a, whose protein sequence is MDRQSSFISIWLQLELCAMAVLLTKGEIRCYCDAPHCVATGYMCKSELNACFTKVLDPLNANSPLTHGCLDPIANAVDICSGGSSSRVADALSGALSTTLECCHDDMCNYRGLHDLAHTRDSTDRFQPDSNNRNLVTRVQELASAKEVWFRAAVIAVPIAGGLILVLLIMLALRMLRSENKRLQDQRQQMLSRLHYSFHGHHTKKGHVAKLDLECMVPVTGHENCCLTCDKMRQAELSNDKILSLVHWGMYSGHGKLEFV, encoded by the exons ATGGATCGACAGTCCAGTTTCATTTCCATCTGGCTACAACTGGAGCTCTGTGCCATGGCTGTCCTTCTCACTAAAG GAGAAATAAGGTGTTACTGTGACGCCCCGCACTGCGTAGCCACCGGATACATGTGCAAATCCGAACTGAACGCCTGCTTCACCAAGGTCCTAGACCCGCTCAATGCAAACTCGCCGCTCACCCACGGCTGTTTAGACCCCATCGCCAACGCCGTGGACATCTGCAGTGGCGGCAGCAGCTCGAGAGTCGCGGATGCCCTCAGCGGGGCCTTGTCCACGACGCTGGAGTGCTGCCACGACGACATGTGCAACTACAGAGGCCTGCACGACCTGGCACACACTAGGGACTCGAcag ATAGGTTCCAGCCCGACAGCAACAACAGGAACCTGGTGACGCGGGTCCAGGAGCTggcctcggccaaggaggtgTGGTTCCGGGCGGCGGTGATCGCCGTGCCCATCGCCGGCGGCCTCATCCTGGTGCTGCTCATCATGCTGGCGTTGCGAATGCTGCGCAGCGAGAACAAGCGGCTGCAGGACCAGCGGCAACAGATGCTGTCGCGGCTCCACTACAGCTTCCACGGCCACCACACCAAGAAGGGCCACGTGGCCAAGCTGGACCTAGAGTGCATGGTGCCGGTCACGGGCCACGAAAACTGCTGTCTGACCTGCGACAAGATGCGACAGGCCGAACTGAGCAATGACAAGATCCTTTCTCTAGTGCACTGGGGGATGTACAGTGGCCATGGCAAACTGGAGTTTGTATGA